A part of Microbulbifer sp. MI-G genomic DNA contains:
- a CDS encoding sensor histidine kinase, with amino-acid sequence MGNKAFQWLSQCLSSHRSKYWALQFSGWGGYTLLTFVGSFFWVQDHWLHTGYIAVATVTGVLLSEAMHAGFRRLWSRPPTTRFLGSLLLVLVVAAVWAAIKFTGSLWLYGNKSEEHPAVLATYWFSYSVLILTTWAALYYGIKYYRASQTQQAKALRAEAMAHQAQLKMLRYQLNPHFLFNTLNAISTLILDSEGRTANTMVTRLSQFLRHSLDNDPMQKVTLAKEVEALMLYLDIEKVRFGDRLGVRLELQGESPRALVPSLLLQPLVENAIKYGISQLEWGGEISIKARVFAGELLLEVSDNGPGMSEEALRRTGKGGGVGIRNTCERLRALYGDDQRVRFGNQPGGGLSVNIRIPYEQE; translated from the coding sequence ATGGGAAACAAAGCATTCCAGTGGCTTTCACAGTGCCTGTCCAGCCACCGGTCCAAGTACTGGGCCCTGCAGTTCAGCGGTTGGGGCGGCTATACCCTGCTGACGTTTGTGGGCAGCTTTTTCTGGGTTCAGGACCACTGGTTACACACGGGATATATCGCTGTAGCCACGGTCACCGGGGTGCTCCTGAGCGAGGCCATGCACGCGGGTTTCCGGCGTCTCTGGAGCAGGCCACCGACCACCCGCTTTCTGGGCTCTCTGCTACTAGTGCTGGTGGTGGCGGCGGTGTGGGCGGCGATCAAGTTCACGGGTTCCCTGTGGCTGTATGGCAATAAGAGTGAAGAGCATCCGGCGGTGCTGGCCACCTATTGGTTTTCCTATTCGGTCCTGATTCTCACTACCTGGGCGGCACTCTATTACGGCATCAAGTATTACCGTGCTTCCCAGACCCAGCAGGCCAAGGCCCTGCGCGCGGAGGCGATGGCGCACCAGGCCCAGTTGAAAATGCTGCGCTACCAGTTGAATCCCCATTTTCTGTTTAACACCCTGAACGCCATTTCCACACTGATCCTCGATAGCGAAGGGCGCACCGCCAACACGATGGTGACGCGCCTGTCCCAGTTTCTGCGCCACTCCCTGGACAATGACCCTATGCAGAAGGTTACCCTGGCCAAGGAAGTAGAGGCGCTGATGCTCTACCTGGATATCGAAAAGGTGCGCTTTGGCGACCGCTTGGGTGTGCGCCTGGAGTTGCAGGGGGAATCGCCCCGCGCCCTGGTGCCGAGTCTGCTGCTGCAGCCATTGGTGGAAAACGCGATCAAGTACGGGATTTCGCAGCTGGAGTGGGGCGGTGAGATCAGTATCAAAGCGCGGGTTTTTGCCGGGGAGCTATTACTGGAAGTCAGCGACAATGGCCCCGGTATGTCGGAGGAGGCACTGCGCCGGACCGGCAAGGGCGGTGGCGTGGGTATTCGCAACACCTGTGAGCGCCTGCGGGCACTGTATGGAGACGATCAGAGAGTGCGTTTCGGCAACCAGCCCGGAGGCGGTCTGTCGGTGAATATACGCATCCCCTATGAACAGGAATAG